TTTCAAGCTCAGGACCTAAGGGCCTTAACTCGTTAGCAGATGGATATTAACAGAGATTTGAATTGACTGTCAACAAGATAAGCTTAAATTTCTAAAGGATTTAAGTCCCAGCTGCGACTTTCCTTATTATAGGAAATTTCAGTGGTTCCCAGGTCCAGCATCCTGCCGTCACTTCCGATCAACCTAATCCGCTTGGAAAAGATGTTCACTTCAATTACTTTGAAGCTGCTTCCATCCCAGCTGATCCTTGCACCCTCATTGGGAAGTTTTCTCTTTTCTTCCTGATAATAGTCATATTCATAGGAGAGACAGCACAGCAGTCTTCCACATGGTCCTGAAATTTTCATGGAGTTGAGAGACAAGTTCTGTTCCTTGGCCATTTTAATGGAAACAGGACTCAGATGGTCAGTCAGACTATGACAACAGTATTCCCTGCCGCAGACTCCCAGTCCACCCAGTACCCGAGATTCATCACGAACACCGATCTGACGGAGTTCAATCCGCATTTTGAAAATAGAAACCAGATCTTTAACCAGTTCCCTGAAGTCAATTCTGTTTTCGGCTGTGAAAAAGAACATAACCTTGGGCTCATCAAGCAGATAATGTGATGAAACCAGAGCCATATCCAGTTTATGTTTATCAATTTTCTCACGGCAGACCTTAAAAGCTTCCTCTTCCTTCTTGATATAAGACTCTGCTTTTTTCAGATCATCTTCGCTGACCCTTCTTACAACAGAACGGATATCACCTTTACGTATATGCGAAAGATCCGTTAATCCCCCCAGAATTTTGACCATATCATTCCCGTAACGAGTCTTGATAATAATCTTCTCTCCATCTTTCAGGGTCTCACCCTGAGGAGGCTGACAGACTTCAGTCTCACTTGAATGAATAATTTTGGCCCTGAAAAGACCATCGGGGTAATTCTTTATATCCAGCGCTGCTGCGCCTTTGTGGTGATCCTTATTCTTGTCCTTATCCGATCCCATTTTTGAACTCCTAATTCTATCAAGACTTTCCGTCTTGACGCTTTATTTACTCGAGACCTAAGGGTTACATTGTCATCGTTTCAGATCGACAAGTATACCATAAATTTCATCAATTTTTTTCAGCATATCCAGCTGTTCTTTCTGGTTCCGCAGTACGGCGGCACCCAGTTTTTCAAGCCGTTCATCCACAACCGCAATCAATGTGTACTGTTTACGGCTCATCGTTTTTGGATTCAGTCGTCCATCAACCTGAGCGGCTTCCAGACTGCGTGTAACAACATATTTATAGAATTTACGAACAGCGGACTTGTATTTTTTGAGAGTTGCAAGATTAGCATCCTGCTTCAGCTCTTCACCGAGCTGATAGACATCATCAAGAAGATCTTCGGCCTTCTCAAGGCCCGTCAGTCCCTCTGTAAGGGCAGCTGATTCAACGGGAAGGACATCTTCCTTATCACGGACATGTCCTTTAAAGTTAAGAGAGGAAGCTTTCTTTTTCTCCTCAACCCTCTTTTCTTTGCGTTTGGAGCCCCCGGGGACAAGAGTACTGCCTAGAATCCCCAGTTTATCCATCAGCTGTTCTCCCCGGACTCCTGTGCTTCATTCTGCCAGTCCAGTGAATAGCTTGAACCGCCGGCAGGGACAGGAACTTTCTCCTGTTCCACAGATTCACCTTTTATAATACAGCTTCCGTGAAGAAGAACTCCCTCTTCCACGATCAGTTTCTCTGCATGTATATTGCCTATAACCATACCGGTTGCAAGGATAACAACCTTGCCTGAGGAAAAGATGTTTCCATGAACAACTCCTCCTACAACAGCCGTACTGGCAATAATATTACATTCAGCACGCCCTGTTTTTCCGACAAGAACCTTTCCGCTGGTATTTATACTTCCTGAAAAATCCCCGTCAATACGGAGGAGTCCATTTAAAACCAGCTCTCCGCTGAATTTGGTCCCCTCTCCTATGATAGAATTTATAAAGGAATGGTTTTTTATATAATCACTCATCAATCAGCCCTTTTATTCAAATTCACAGACATTCTAACCCGATTCTCAAAAAAACAAAACATCCCGTATGAGAAAAAGAGAATCTCTTCTTCGTTTGCTGAGTCTGCTGAATATGTAGTCATGGAATTATTTGTATTTCTGAAGGTTCCTGGTAACCCTGGTAAAAATATCATGATTATCAGTCATATTTATATATTTGACCGGATCAACAACCTGTGAGCCGATTCGTACTTCATAATGGAGGTGAGGTCCCGTTGAAAGACCGGTATTACCCATTGTACCGATAACATCACCCTGACTTATTTCCTGCCCGGGACGAACATAGGTTCTCTGCATATGTCCGTATTTGGTATAGAAA
This DNA window, taken from Oceanispirochaeta sp. M1, encodes the following:
- a CDS encoding regulatory iron-sulfur-containing complex subunit RicT → MGSDKDKNKDHHKGAAALDIKNYPDGLFRAKIIHSSETEVCQPPQGETLKDGEKIIIKTRYGNDMVKILGGLTDLSHIRKGDIRSVVRRVSEDDLKKAESYIKKEEEAFKVCREKIDKHKLDMALVSSHYLLDEPKVMFFFTAENRIDFRELVKDLVSIFKMRIELRQIGVRDESRVLGGLGVCGREYCCHSLTDHLSPVSIKMAKEQNLSLNSMKISGPCGRLLCCLSYEYDYYQEEKRKLPNEGARISWDGSSFKVIEVNIFSKRIRLIGSDGRMLDLGTTEISYNKESRSWDLNPLEI
- a CDS encoding YaaR family protein, producing MDKLGILGSTLVPGGSKRKEKRVEEKKKASSLNFKGHVRDKEDVLPVESAALTEGLTGLEKAEDLLDDVYQLGEELKQDANLATLKKYKSAVRKFYKYVVTRSLEAAQVDGRLNPKTMSRKQYTLIAVVDERLEKLGAAVLRNQKEQLDMLKKIDEIYGILVDLKR
- a CDS encoding polymer-forming cytoskeletal protein codes for the protein MSDYIKNHSFINSIIGEGTKFSGELVLNGLLRIDGDFSGSINTSGKVLVGKTGRAECNIIASTAVVGGVVHGNIFSSGKVVILATGMVIGNIHAEKLIVEEGVLLHGSCIIKGESVEQEKVPVPAGGSSYSLDWQNEAQESGENS